A part of Terriglobus roseus genomic DNA contains:
- a CDS encoding ABC transporter ATP-binding protein, with protein MADGTQENGSQKEPAEHVEELQPNHEGIHATAENTSEEDLNKPLVEAVSQDVAEEVGEFFEQAAEQNETNIDEGNKPYIAFEHVYKSFGSFKVLEDVSFFVRPGETLCILGRSGVGKSVSLQMLMGFLKPDQGTIRVAGENICSFNERQMLEVRRKVTMVFQNGALFDSFSVGENVAFPLREKNDLDEEQIRQIVKGLLEMVGVAGMDDLLPSDLSTGMKRSVAIARALASQPEAILYDEPTTMVDPLIAHLLGDLIERLKRQLHLTSIVVTHDMRFAKKLADRVLFLHEGTARFFGTLQELEHSDDPVLKEFMAMDELVLPQ; from the coding sequence ATGGCAGACGGCACACAGGAAAATGGCTCGCAAAAGGAGCCCGCGGAACACGTCGAGGAGTTGCAGCCGAACCACGAGGGCATCCACGCGACTGCGGAGAACACCAGCGAAGAAGATCTGAACAAACCGCTAGTGGAGGCCGTCTCGCAGGATGTCGCCGAAGAGGTAGGCGAGTTCTTCGAGCAGGCAGCCGAGCAGAACGAGACCAACATTGATGAGGGCAACAAGCCCTACATCGCCTTCGAGCACGTCTACAAGTCCTTCGGCAGCTTCAAGGTGCTGGAAGATGTCAGCTTCTTTGTACGCCCCGGAGAAACGCTCTGCATCCTTGGTCGCTCTGGCGTGGGCAAGTCTGTTTCCTTGCAAATGTTGATGGGTTTTCTGAAGCCCGACCAAGGAACCATCCGCGTTGCCGGTGAAAACATCTGCAGTTTCAACGAGCGCCAGATGCTCGAGGTTCGCCGCAAGGTCACCATGGTCTTTCAAAACGGCGCACTGTTTGACTCTTTCTCCGTAGGCGAAAATGTGGCTTTCCCGCTGCGCGAAAAGAACGATCTCGATGAGGAGCAGATCCGCCAGATCGTGAAGGGGCTGCTTGAGATGGTTGGCGTCGCGGGCATGGATGATCTGCTACCCAGCGACCTTTCCACCGGCATGAAACGCTCCGTCGCTATTGCGCGAGCGCTCGCATCGCAGCCGGAGGCTATCCTTTACGACGAACCCACCACCATGGTCGATCCGCTGATCGCACATCTCCTTGGCGACCTGATCGAACGCCTGAAGCGACAGCTTCACCTCACCAGCATCGTGGTCACACACGACATGCGTTTCGCAAAAAAGCTGGCAGATCGGGTTCTTTTTCTGCATGAGGGCACGGCGCGCTTCTTCGGAACACTGCAAGAGCTGGAACACAGCGATGATCCAGTGCTGAAAGAGTTTATGGCGATGGACGAACTTGTCCTTCCGCAGTGA